The Amblyraja radiata isolate CabotCenter1 chromosome 31, sAmbRad1.1.pri, whole genome shotgun sequence genome contains a region encoding:
- the c31h1orf158 gene encoding uncharacterized protein C1orf158 homolog, with amino-acid sequence MTEAENCPGHLADRFAPDPVQSAPGWRIQQHYLNKVLVGNWAEERLKFIKGTCFGTTTYRADYKRYPFVSADVKEKILIQQKHKGVPLSVFFSHHDIPRSWYLVSHYDEAINKRPNPCLPPLRTWDKRNVVWHPERTDYPIIAPPTNFGLVQEKMVKVHDQKLRHHTMYQSVYNISYGPHSIAHLCL; translated from the exons ATGACAGAGGCAGAGAATTGTCCCGGACACCTCGCGGACCGGTTCGCCCCGGACCCCGTGCAGTCTGCGCCGGGCTGGAGAATCCAGCAACATTACCTGAACAAGGTGCTGGTCGGCAACTGGGCGGAGGAGCGGCTGAAG TTCATCAAGGGAACCTGCTTTGGGACGACCACGTATCGAGCCGACTACAAGCGCTACCCGTTCGTGTCGGCCGATGTCAAGGAGAAGATTTTGATCCAGCAGAAGCACAAG GGCGTCCCCCTTTCAGTTTTCTTCTCTCACCACGACATCCCTCGCTCCTGGTATCTCGTGAGTCATTACGATGAAGCGATCAACAAACGGCCAAACCCGTGTCTGCCTCCGCTGCGTACGTGGGATAAGAGAAATGTGGTCTGGCATCCTGAACGAACAGATTACCCAATAATAG CTCCGCCTACTAACTTTGGCCTCGTGCAAGAGAAGATGGTAAAAGTGCACGACCAGAAGCTGCGGCATCACACGATGTATCAAAGTGTGTACAACATCTCCTACGGGCCACACTCCATTGCCCACTTATGCCTGTGA
- the aadacl4 gene encoding arylacetamide deacetylase-like 4 yields MDVAVWAVSMALALGLGLLLLLITGVICTVYTDSVLPPGIQGPGKLRLIYAVQVTIAVLGNIVHSLGLGSGSQLAVIRYLRGKVLGTTHKKAGGLEITDEVFDGVPVRVYRPLPRVAGRRRGVLYFHGGGWVFGSISEYDHLCQYIARESGSVVVSVEYRLAPEHRYPAQLDDCLTATLHFIRTAADYRVDNTRIVVSGDSAGGNLTAAVCLRVSGLEEESPELPPLRAQVMIYPALQMVDFTLPSYRQNQCVPLLFRTRMAFFYLHYLNGEVSLGEEVVDGQHLPLELRVAYRKWINADLIPDQFKEGGHRPSPPQTPDNEAVDLLKRSLEPTFSPLLASDAAISKLPPAYILTCQFDVLRDDGLLFKKRLEDNGVPVSWHHVPDGFHGIVSFFDNGYLTFPSGKLAVDSIVAFLKDI; encoded by the exons ATGGACGTGGCCGTGTGGGCAGTGAGCATGGCGCTGGCGCTGGGTCTGGGCTTGTTGCTGCTACTCATCACTGGGGTGATCTGCACCGTGTACACGGACTCTGTGCTGCCTCCGGGCATCCAGGGGCCAGGCAAACTCCGCCTCATCTATGCGGTCCAAGTGACCATCGCCGTGCTG GGTAACATCGTGCACAGCTTGGGGCTCGGATCGGGCTCTCAGCTCGCCGTTATCCGATACCTACGTGGAAAGGTGCTGGGAACAACGCACAAGAAGGCAGGCGGGCTGGAGATCACGGATGAGGTGTTTGATGGAGTCCCCGTGAGGGTCTATCGACCGCTGCCACGAGTCGCAGGGAGGAGGCGAGGGGTCCTGTACTTCCACGGAGGGGGCTGGGTGTTTGGCAGCATCA GTGAGTACGACCACTTGTGCCAGTACATTGCACGAGAATCAGGCTCCGTGGTCGTATCTGTGGA GTACCGCCTTGCCCCTGAGCACAGATACCCCGCCCAGCTGGACGACTGCCTGACGGCCACTCTACACTTCATCCGGACGGCGGCTGACTACAGGGTGGACAACACCAGGATAGTGGTGAGCGGGGACAGTGCGGGCGGCAATCTCACTGCGGCCGTGTGCCTGAGAGTGTCCGGGTTGGAGGAGGAGAGCCCGGAGCTGCCCCCTCTCCGAGCCCAGGTGATGATCTACCCTGCTCTGCAGATGGTGGACTTCACGCTCCCCTCCTACCGCCAGAACCAGTGCGTGCCGCTCCTCTTCCGCACGCGCATGGCCTTCTTCTACCTGCACTACCTGAACGGCGAGGTGTCACtgggagaggaggtggtggaCGGACAGCACCTGCCCCTGGAGCTCCGAGTTGCCTACAGGAAGTGGATCAATGCTGATCTCATCCCCGACCAGTTCAAGGAGGGTGGTCACCGTCCCAGCCCTCCCCAGACCCCAGACAATGAAGCAGTGGACCTCCTTAAACGGAGCTTGGAGCCgacattctcccctctcctggCTAGCGATGCTGCCATCAGCAAGTTGCCCCCCGCCTACATCCTGACCTGCCAGTTCGACGTGCTTCGGGACGATGGACTTCTGTTCAAAAAGAGACTGGAAGATAACGGCGTTCCCGTCTCCTGGCACCACGTTCCCGACGGTTTCCATGGGATCGTCAGCTTCTTTGATAATGGCTACCTGACATTCCCATCTGGAAAACTGGCTGTTGACAGCATTGTGGCCTTCCTTAAGGACATATAA